GCCGGTGGTCCGGGCATACACTGCCAAGGCCAGTAAATGGCTTAGAGAACGCATCAAGGGGCCGGGAATTCCGGCCAAGGGGGAGATCTAAGGTGGAACCGACAATCACCATGAACCATACAAAACCGGCCAAGAACCGGGAAGCCATATCGAACTCAAACCTGCTCTTCTTTATTGCCGCGGGTATCTTCGTCCTCATGTATGCCCTGGCCATCCTGAATTATCCCGGCAGCTTCCTGCAGTTTCAGACCTTTTTTGACCTCTTCAGCCTGAATGCCCCCCTGATCATTCTGACCCTGGGCATGAGTATAGTGATGATCGGCGGGGGAATCGATATCTCCGTGGGTGCCGTAACCGGCTTGGTAACCATGAGCTGTGCGGTGTTTTTGGAATCCCAGATGGGCAGCGTGGGAGGCGCCATGCTCCTGTCCCTGGCCATCGGCCTCGCCTTCGGACTACTCCATGGGTACCTCATTGCCTACCTGGAAATACAGCCCTTCATCATCACCCTGGCAGGAATGTTTCTGGCGAACGGACTGCTAACCACCATCCATAAGGACCCCCTGAACGTTACCCTCCCGGAGTTTATTGCCCTCCGGGATTTTGAGTTCGTCATTCCCTGGCTGGGAAGCCAAAACCGTCTGGGCATTTTTATACCCCTGGAGGTCAAACCCGGTGCGGTGGTTGTTGTCGTGCTTGTACTGATCCTCGCCGGGGTCATGAAGTGGTCGCGGTTCGGCCGTAATCTCTACGCAGTGGGCGGCAACAGCCAGAGCGCCCTGATGCTCGGCATTAACGTGAAACGGACACGGTTTTTTTCATACCTTGTCTGCGGGCTGCTTTCGGGCATTGCAGGCTTCG
The DNA window shown above is from Spirochaeta lutea and carries:
- a CDS encoding ABC transporter permease, which encodes MNHTKPAKNREAISNSNLLFFIAAGIFVLMYALAILNYPGSFLQFQTFFDLFSLNAPLIILTLGMSIVMIGGGIDISVGAVTGLVTMSCAVFLESQMGSVGGAMLLSLAIGLAFGLLHGYLIAYLEIQPFIITLAGMFLANGLLTTIHKDPLNVTLPEFIALRDFEFVIPWLGSQNRLGIFIPLEVKPGAVVVVVLVLILAGVMKWSRFGRNLYAVGGNSQSALMLGINVKRTRFFSYLVCGLLSGIAGFVYIMTTGAGNVGNAAGFEMKAIASSIIGGTMLTGGVGNIFGSPIGALTLLTINELIRAAGINSNFQAIGSGLMLCIFIVLQSVVVSLRGRDAFKIPLPAWLLSWRKKT